DNA from Arthrobacter sp. SLBN-112:
ATTGCCGGCGAACTTCTCGCCGGGGAAATCCTGACCGGCCGGAGGCACCCGATGCTGGCCACCTTCCGGCCGGGGCGTTTCTCCTAGCCTGTCCCGGACGTTGCAGGGGACAGGGGCGGGGCCGCACGTTGCGCGGTCCCGCCCCTTAAGCGTGGTCAGGGGTCAACTGCCTAGATGACCGGTGAGGCGGCGGTGGAAGCCGGTGCTGCGCTCATCAAGGCCTTCGATCGCCACCGTGGCCCCGTGGTCCGCGTACTTCGTCTCGATGGAGTCCAGGGCGGCGACGGTTGAAGCGTCCCAGATCTGGGCACGGCTGAGGTCGATGGTCACCAGGGCGGGATCGTCGGCATAGGCGAACTGCTCCACGAGGTCGTTGCTGCTCCCGAAGAACAGCGGCCCCACCACGTCGTAGCGGACGCTCTGGCCATCCCCGGCCGGGGTCCGCTCAACACTGATGACATGGGCAACCCGGCGGGCGAACAGCACCATCGCCAGGACAACGCCCACCAGGACGCCGTAGGCGAGGTTCCCCGTAAGGACCACGACGGCGACCGTGACCACCATGACCAGGGTCTCCGGGATGGGCATCCGCTTCAGGGTGGACGGTTTGACGCTGTGCCAGTCCACGGTGGTGACAGCCACCACCATCATGACCGCGGCAAGGGCCACCATGGGGATCTGCCCCATGATCGAGCTGAGGCCGGTCACCAGGGCCAGCAGGAACAGCCCGGCCACGACCGTGGAGATGCGCGTACGGGCCTGGCCGGTCTTCACGTTGAGGACCGTCTGGCCGATCATGGCGCAGCCGGCAATCCCGCCGTAGAAACCGGCCAGGATGTTCGAGACGCCCAGGCCCCAGGACTCACGCCCCTTGTGCGATGGGGTGTCGGTGATGTCATCGACGAGTTTCGCCGTGAGGAGGGATTCCATGAGGCCCACGAACGCCACGCTCAGTGCGGTGGGCAGCACCAGCTGGAAGGTCTCCAGGTTCACCGGGACAAGGAACGGCGTGATTCCTGGCAGCTTGCCGGTGAGGGGACCTTCGTCCAGGACGTCCGGAACGGAGAGTCCCGCGATGATGACGATCGCCGTCACGACGACGATGGCCACCAGCGGCGACGGGACCACCCTGGTGAAGCGCGGAAGGATGAAAATGATCGCGAAGGTCAGGGCGAACAGCACGTAGGCGAGCCAGGGGACATTGAGGACATGGGGCACCTGCGCCATGAAGATCAGCACACCCAGGGCATTGACGAACCCGATCATCACCGACCGGGGGATGAAGCGCATCAGCCTGGCAAGACCGGCCAGGCCAAACACCACCTGGATCACTCCGGCGAGGAGCACCGCCGGCAGGACATACTGCGTTCCGTGCTCATGAACCAGCGGGGCGATCACCAGGGCGACGGAACCTGCGGCGGCAGTGACGACGCCGGGCCGTCCGCCAAGGATCGACATTGCCAGGGCCAGCACGATGGAGGCGACAAGGCTCACCATGGGATCCACCCCGGCAACGATCGAGAACGAAATGACTTCCGGGACCAGGGCCAAGGTGGTGACCATGCCGGCCAGGACCTCGCGCGACAGCTGCCGCGGAGAGCGCAGGGCGGTAAGGACGGTGATCGGTTGCCGAATGGGGCGGGGACGGTCGGCGACGGCCAAGGAGCGGCTCCAGGGGAATTGGCTCTTCTGCGAGAGCGGTGTGCAACGTCTTTGCGCGCCACGATGCGCGGTGGTCCAGCCCTGCCATGGAAGACAATGGGGTGGAGAAAGAATGCGCCGGTGATTCCCGGCCGCATCTGCAACACTACCCCAACGTGAGGGTTGAGCCGGATTGGTGACGTGATGGTGAAAGAGATGACCGCCGAAGAAGTGGTGGCGACGATGCACATCGGGGAGCTGGCAACCCGTTCACAGATGTCCCTGCGAACCATTCGGCATTATGACGAGGTGGGCCTGCTCAAACCGTCCGGCCGCACCGAAGGCGGATTCCGCCTTTACACCGAACGCGACTTTGCGCGCCTGCTGTTGATCCGCAGGATGAAGCCGCTGGGGTTCACGCTCGACGCGATGTCCGGGCTGCTGCGGGTGATCGACGCGTTGGAGGCCTCCGGGCCGGGTCAGGATGACACGGACATCAGGTCCGACTTGAATGAATTCATTGAAGAAGCAGCGAGGCGCCGGGCCAAGCTGGAGGAACAACTCGGCATGGCCGACGAATTCCTGGCGCTGCTTCGCGCCCAATAGCGGACCCCGGGCCCAGACAATGCCGGACGGCAGTGGGATGGAGTGTTCGCCGCCGTTGCCAAACTGTGGCGTATTACCCCGGCTCCGGCCCCGGCGGCAGTAAGCACGGCTGATAAAATGGCCGGGTTGCAGGGCGGCCTTTTTGAAGCTGGGGCAAGCAGTGCCGTAACAAGGTAGGGGACCACAATCATGACGGCAGGCGGGTCACACCTCAGGATGTCGGAGAGCCGGCCGGGCACACCGGCCGGGGTTTCCGTGCCCGCCAAGGGCCGTGCCTACCTGGCAACCCTCGAGGGTTTCATCGGCGCCCTCATGATGTTCGTCGGCTCCATTGGGACGGGCTGGATCGCCAACGGCTCGCCCATGATCCGCCAGCCGGTGGTAATTGCACTCCGCACCGAGGGCTGGGGCGTGGCGGTGTCCACCGTGCTGCTGACGGCCGGTGCCATGCTCATGATGCGTTCCTGGCTCCGGTTGGGCCAGCGGCTGGGGGACTGGGGACAGTCATCGCTGCGGTCCGTGGTGGTGGCCATATCCGCCTGGTCCCTGCCGCTGTTGTTCTGCGTTCCGGTCTTTTCCCGGGACGTCTACGCCTACACGGGCCAGGGCCGGCTGGTCCAGGAGGGCCAGAACCCCTATGAGGTGGGCATTTCCACCCTCAACAACTGGTTCGCGCTGGGTGCCGATCCCGCCTGGGCGGAAAACCGGACCCCCTATGGACCGTACTTCCTATGGCTGGCGCGTGCGGTGGTAGGACTGACCGGTGCCCAGCCCGACGCGTCCGTTTTGCTCTTCCGCCTCCTGGCCGGCGTGGGCGTGCTGCTCTGCGTCATCTACGTACCCAAGCTCGCCGAACTGCACGGAATCAACGGTGCCCGCGCGCTCTGGATCTCCGTGGCCAACCCGCTGTTCCTCATCAGTTTCATCGCCAGCGCCCACAATGACGCCCTGATGGTGGGCCTCGC
Protein-coding regions in this window:
- a CDS encoding SulP family inorganic anion transporter; this encodes MAVADRPRPIRQPITVLTALRSPRQLSREVLAGMVTTLALVPEVISFSIVAGVDPMVSLVASIVLALAMSILGGRPGVVTAAAGSVALVIAPLVHEHGTQYVLPAVLLAGVIQVVFGLAGLARLMRFIPRSVMIGFVNALGVLIFMAQVPHVLNVPWLAYVLFALTFAIIFILPRFTRVVPSPLVAIVVVTAIVIIAGLSVPDVLDEGPLTGKLPGITPFLVPVNLETFQLVLPTALSVAFVGLMESLLTAKLVDDITDTPSHKGRESWGLGVSNILAGFYGGIAGCAMIGQTVLNVKTGQARTRISTVVAGLFLLALVTGLSSIMGQIPMVALAAVMMVVAVTTVDWHSVKPSTLKRMPIPETLVMVVTVAVVVLTGNLAYGVLVGVVLAMVLFARRVAHVISVERTPAGDGQSVRYDVVGPLFFGSSNDLVEQFAYADDPALVTIDLSRAQIWDASTVAALDSIETKYADHGATVAIEGLDERSTGFHRRLTGHLGS
- a CDS encoding MerR family transcriptional regulator, with the translated sequence MTAEEVVATMHIGELATRSQMSLRTIRHYDEVGLLKPSGRTEGGFRLYTERDFARLLLIRRMKPLGFTLDAMSGLLRVIDALEASGPGQDDTDIRSDLNEFIEEAARRRAKLEEQLGMADEFLALLRAQ